The DNA segment GATCGATCTCACAACGGGAGCATCGGTGACACTCCTCCAACCGGTGCAGAAACAGAAACTGTAACCAATGTCCTGACACAATATGTAACACATGTCTTGACACCGTACACCGTCTTCGAACCCGCCGGCAGGTGTCGCGCGCCTGCGGCGCCCAAGCACCTGCCGGAACTTCCACTGTTCTGTCGGATGCTTCTCGTCCGCCACGGCAAACGAGTACATCCGACAGCCACAACCACCCTTGTCCTGTCCGACTATCATTCATATCTTGGACCTATGAAAATCATAACCTGGAACGTCAATTCCATACGGAGCCGTCTCGCGAGACTGCTTGCCGTGCTGGAGCGTCATCAGCCCGATATCGTCTGCCTGCAGGAGCTGAAGACTATCGAAGACAACTTCCCGCGCGATGAGATTTCCTCGGCCGGTTATCATGCCGCCGTGTTCGGGCAGAAGACATACAACGGGGTCGCGCTGCTGAGCAAATCGGAGCCGGGCGACATTCGCCGAGGGTTTGATGACGGCTCCGATGATCCGCAGGCACGGCTGATCTCCGCCGACATCGACGGCGTGCGCGTAATCTGCGGCTACTTCCCGAACGGCGGGACGGTCGGCTCGGAGAAGTGGGAGTACAAGCTCGACTGGATGAAGCGGCTTCGCGCCAAACTCGACCGGGATTTTGATCCCTCGCAGCTTTTGCTGCTGTGCGGCGACACCAATGTCGCGATCGACGATTCCGATGTCGCCAACCCGGTAAGCTGGGCCGATTCGGTCTTGTGCGCACCGCCCGCGCGTGACGCGCTGGCGCGGATATGCGATTGGGGGCTGGTTGATGTCTTCCGTCGGAAGAGTCCCGACGGCGGCGTGTACTCGTGGTGGGACTATCGACAGTTGGCCTTCCCGAAAAACGACGGCCTCCGGATCGACCACATCCTTGCGACCGCGTCGCTCGCGAAGACGTGCGTGGCGTCTCAGATCGACCGCGATGAGCGCAAGGGGCAG comes from the Candidatus Zixiibacteriota bacterium genome and includes:
- the xth gene encoding exodeoxyribonuclease III, translated to MKIITWNVNSIRSRLARLLAVLERHQPDIVCLQELKTIEDNFPRDEISSAGYHAAVFGQKTYNGVALLSKSEPGDIRRGFDDGSDDPQARLISADIDGVRVICGYFPNGGTVGSEKWEYKLDWMKRLRAKLDRDFDPSQLLLLCGDTNVAIDDSDVANPVSWADSVLCAPPARDALARICDWGLVDVFRRKSPDGGVYSWWDYRQLAFPKNDGLRIDHILATASLAKTCVASQIDRDERKGQQPSDHAPVIAVFE